Proteins encoded in a region of the Uloborus diversus isolate 005 chromosome 1, Udiv.v.3.1, whole genome shotgun sequence genome:
- the LOC129234274 gene encoding uncharacterized protein LOC129234274 yields the protein MMSFGKKSDDAWDHSTMHFGKRDDEISHSMMSFGKKSDGYWDHNTMHFGKRSSDPWHSMMSFGKKSENSTHNVDREKKENDPWHSMMSFGKRSENPWEDHSTLHFGKKDDPWHSMMSFGKRSENPWDDHSTLHFGKKDDPWHSMMSFGKRSENPWDDHSTMHFGKKDEPWHSMMSFGKRSENPWDDHSTMHFGKKDDEPWHSMMSFGKRSENPWDDHSTMHFGKRDDPWHSMMSFGKKSENPWDDHSTMHFGKKDEPWHSMMSFGKRSENPWDDHSTMHFGKKDDPWHSMMSFGKRSENPWDDHSTLHFGKKDDPWHSMMSFGKKSENPWDDHSTLHFGKKDDPWHSMMSFGRRSSPFESAMKFNKNSGKSYDHTTMQFGGKEDQLHNKMNFETPDNNLEDRNSQFEDASSVNSSILYLKQPIPVLKATHLNKISVNPLLNKYQKRSDSFDSRDMLHLEKKPDPWETHNTMHFGKKSDIWDAHNTMHFGKKSDPWEAHNTMHFGKKSDPWDTHNTMHFGKKSDPWDAHNTLHFGKKSDPWDAHNTMHFGKKSDPWDDHNTMHFGKKSDPWDAHNTMHFGKKSDPWDAHNTMHFGKRGDPWDSHSTLHFGKKFDPWEAHNTLHFGKKSYPFEAHGTMHFGKRLDPWETHSTLHFGKRFGPQYHDVMHFGKRNQEKTKTTDYFGTLLPGANNNRNVLEQTEKSFEKSKVKNALRLLMELQGHASSLKQNGVSRDKYLVFEDILKTVLMKLKNISGNDVSFPETDIESKILYQYLKSLSEAKSDEEIDYLLTNNRNDFADARESDALKKFHFSSDPDAEIDALSRVLKTIYRILMETGDSSNVPFDFQGDSQIDAKRASPVIDGNPSQLYFKHLLGRNPEVKRYWAPFQGPKSMVYPHAWLVSQIRRSSVLPRVDDIGKTFETRMAEKKEDPVNSFMHFGRR from the exons ATGATGAGCTTCGGGAAAAAGTCGGACGACGCATGGGACCACAGTACCATGCATTTCGGGAAAAGAGATGATGAAATTTCGCACAGCATGATGAGCTTCGGGAAAAAATCAGACGGATATTGGGATCACAATACAATGCACTTTGGTAAGAGAAGTTCAGATCCTTGGCACAGCATGATGAGTTTCGgtaaaaagtcagaaaattcaaCTCATAATGTGGATAGAGAAAAAAAGGAGAATGACCCATGGCATAGTATGATGAGTTTCGGAAAACGATCTGAAAATCCTTGGGAAGATCATAGTACTTTGCACTTTGGTAAAAAAGATGATCCTTGGCACAGTATGATGAGCTTCGGAAAACGATCAGAAAACCCGTGGGATGATCATAGTACTTTACACTTTGGTAAGAAAGATGATCCTTGGCACAGTATGATGAGTTTCGGAAAACGATCGGAAAATCCTTGGGATGATCATAGTACCATGCATTTTGGTAAGAAAGATGAACCTTGGCACAGTATGATGAGTTTCGGAAAACGATCGGAAAATCCTTGGGATGATCATAGTACCATGCACTTTGGTAAGAAAGATGATGAACCTTGGCACAGTATGATGAGTTTTGGGAAACGATCAGAAAACCCGTGGGATGATCACAGTACTATGCACTTTGGAAAGAGAGATGACCCCTGGCACAGTATGATGAGTTTCGGGAAAAAGTCAGAAAATCCTTGGGATGATCATAGTACCATGCATTTTGGTAAGAAAGATGAACCTTGGCACAGTATGATGAGTTTCGGAAAACGATCTGAAAACCCGTGGGATGATCACAGTACTATGCACTTTGGTAAGAAAGATGACCCCTGGCACAGTATGATGAGTTTTGGGAAAAGATCAGAAAATCCATGGGATGACCATAGTACTCTGCACTTTGGTAAGAAAGACGACCCTTGGCACAGTATGATGAGTTTCGGTAAAAAGTCAGAAAACCCTTGGGATGATCATAGTACTTTGCATTTTGGCAAAAAAGATGACCCTTGGCACAGTATGATGAGTTTTGGAAGAAGAAGCAGCCCTTTCGAATCtgcaatgaaatttaataaaaactctGGGAAATCTTATGATCACACTACAATGCAGTTCGGAGGAAAAGAGGATCAGTTGCATAATAAGATGAATTTTGAAACACCAGATAACAATTTGGAAGATCGAAACTCACAATTTGAAGATGCATCAAGCGTCAATTCCAGcatactttatttaaaacagcCAATTCCTGTTTTAAAAGCGACGCATCTTAATAAAATATCTGTAAATCCTCTTCTGAATAAGTACCAAAAAAGATCGGATTCCTTTGATTCTCGTGACATGttgcatttggaaaaaaaacctgATCCATGGGAAACTCATAATACAATGCACTTTGGCAAGAAATCTGATATATGGGATGCTCACAACACAATGCACTTTGGGAAAAAATCTGATCCATGGGAAGCTCACAACACAATGCACTTTGGAAAGAAATCTGATCCTTGGGATACTCACAACacaatgcattttggaaaaaaatctgaTCCATGGGATGCTCACAATACACTGcattttgggaaaaaatctgATCCATGGGATGCTCACAATACAATGCACTTTGGAAAAAAATCTGATCCATGGGATGATcacaatacaatgcattttggGAAAAAATCCGATCCATGGGATGCTCACAATACAATGCACTTTGGAAAAAAATCTGATCCATGGGATGCTCATAATACAATGCATTTTGGTAAAAGAGGAG ATCCTTGGGACAGTCATAGTACACTGCATTTCGGGAAAAAATTTGATCCTTGGGAAGCTCATAACACACTGCATTttgggaaaaaatcctacccgtTCGAAGCTCATGGCACAATGCATTTTGGCAAAAGGCTGGACCCGTGGGAGACGCATTCAACGCTTCATTTTGGCAAAAGATTTGGCCCTCAGTATCACGATGTCATGCATTTTGGAAAACGAAATCAAGAAAAAACGAAAACTACGGATTATTTTGGTACGTTACTTCCAGGAGCCAATAATAACCGTAACGTTTTAGAGCAAAcggaaaaaagttttgaaaaaagtaaagtgAAAAATGCTTTGAGGTTGCTGATGGAACTGCAGGGGCATGCTtcaagtttaaagcaaaatggaGTATCACGTGATAAGTATTTAGTGTTCGAAGACATTTTAAAGACTGTTTTGATGAAGTTGAAAAACATATCCGGAAATGACGTTTCTTTTCCGGAAACCGATATCGAATCCAAAATTCTGTACCAGTACCTTAAGTCTCTTTCTGAAGCAAAATCTGACGAAGAGATAGACTATTTGTTGACGAACAACCGGAATGATTTCGCAGATGCAAGAGAGtctgatgctttgaaaaaattCCACTTTTCTAGTGATCCTGATGCAGAAATAGATGCCTTGAGTCGAGTTCTCAAGACAATATACAGAATACTAATGGAAACGGGGGATAGTTCCAATGTCCCGTTCGATTTCCAAGGAGATTCACAAATTGACGCGAAACGAGCTTCGCCTGTGATCGATGGCAACCCTTCCCAGCTTTACTTCAAACACCTGCTCGGAAGAAATCCAGAAGTAAAACGATACTGGGCGCCATTTCAGGGCCCAAAGTCCATGGTGTACCCCCATGCTTGGTTAGTCTCTCAAATTAGAAGGTCTTCTGTCCTCCCCAGAGTGGATGACATAGGCAAGACTTTCGAAACAAGAATGGCGGAAAAGAAGGAGGATCCAGTTAACTCATTCATGCATTTCGGTCGACGCTAG